In Rhopalosiphum padi isolate XX-2018 chromosome 3, ASM2088224v1, whole genome shotgun sequence, the genomic stretch CCCCCCCAAAACTCCGTGGGCCCATGCCTCCGCAGAGGGTGAATTTACCGTCGTCAACGGCTTATCACTTGGGGTAATACTGTTTTTTATCGTTTCCATCTTTTGGTTTGGCTGGGTGTCCTTCCCCGCATTTTAGAACCTACTGCCTGGCGTACGTTGCATCCGTGTATCAGCCTGGTCGAGGTCCAGCGTCGGGTTACCCTACAGGCAAAACAATCAGGTGATTGGAGCGGCAAATTTGCCGcacttaagaaaaaaatgtatttataaaattatattgtaacttcttatgagttatgagtattaGCAACTAGGTTATTAACTCAGTAAAATACTGAAATGGTTTCGGTGAATGCGATCAACtagaattgttattattagcgAATCCATGTTTTTCCCGGAAacggtttatattaaatatatgattatacatattatacattatggcGATAGCCGATACGACGTTGTTtttgtcaattatattttattttcgtgatTCTATTACTTACAATTACAAAGAATGTGTTATACATATTCTTTAATCCTTATCATAACATTATTCTGCTTATTGGTTATTAGTAAACCGCGACACTGCGACCGCGACAGTGCAACTTGTGTTACGAGTGTAACGacgtctttatttatttttattataattcttcaaattaTTACATCACAATGAGTGATGGTAGAAAAAGGAAAAGTGGTGCAAGATACAAAAAGCTGCGAGAAGAGCATGAAGAAAAAGAGAAAAGGCTTATTCAAAAATAAGAAAACTCGATACttttttcacaaatttaaaaacaggtaaaaacaatttactctatatttctataaaataaatattttttttttttaatttttgatgacaCGTTCACTGCGGTTAGGTTAACCTGCCAATAAATTGGCGTCATCCgcacaatattttacaatacaatgTGTCTCGGCCGAcgcttgaataaaataatattaattaaattatatcaattatataatatcgccCTCGTACCACTTCGCCACCGATCGATTCGTAGTCGCAAATCgacgtttttttataatattagatgttttaaaattatttgatttatcacAGTCGCAAATCgcagttgtattattttattatttttgtgcgCCAATCGGCATTTCTTATTTGTATTACTGTACCTAACTCCGTGtgcgaaattatattataatatattaatataggtaatatagataGCATGTAGGTAATATAGGAATGTGTATTGTAATATGATCCGCAGTGaacgtttcaaaaataaatatgcacgaaaaaatgctaaatttattactgaatattattatatttatatagactcATCTACTTCAACTACTACTCTCACATTAATCACAAGTACTATTACTTTAACTACAAGTACTTCAACGAGTTCAACTTGTCATCCTAATACTGAATTAGATATTACGCCTAGCCCTACCATTTTATCCGTTTCAACACCTTTAGAGCTAGAGAAAGGAAACCACGCAGGTGATGCTAGAAATCTGATTTCAATAGATATAGCTAAATGTACAGCTCCGAAATCTCTTGTATCTCTTGATGATATAACTGTAAATACAGATCCTGCCAAATGGATAATGAACGAGACGACAATAGACCAACTACTTTCGAGAGACATCGATCAGAACATACCCGAAGATTTTTCTGTCACTAGAAGGTATTACTCCTCAGTAAGTGGATATTGGTCATTGACAAAACTTGCATttgagagaaaaataaaaaatggaaaactGCACAGAAAATATTTATGCTATTCTTCGAGTAAAAAGGCACTTTTTTGCATTCCGTGTCGTTTATTTGGTAATGGTAGTTCAAAATTTGGTACAGATGGATATGATGATTGGAATAATGTACACAGCGGCCTAACCTCCCATGAAAATTCCTCAGAGCATGTTCAAAGCTCTAGCACTTTTTTAAACAGAAGTaagttgaaaaatcaaataGATAAAGGGCTCCAACTACAAATTCAAAATGAAATGAATTATTGGCGAAATGTGCTTCAGCGAGTTGTAGCGGTAGTAAAAAAACTTGGTAGTCGAGGATTGTCATTTAGAGGGAAGAATGAGCAATTTGGGTCAAATAAGAATGGGAATTTTATGATGTGCTTGGAGCTTATTGCGGAATTCGATCCTTTTATGTCTAATCATTTAGCTACTTATGGAAACCCGGGTCGGGGTAAAACATCCTATCTGTCTTCTACAATTTGTGAAGAGTTTATTTCTTTGATTgcgaaaaaagtattaaatgtgATTATTGACGAAGTAAATCGTAGTAAGTATTTTTCCATTGTTGTTGATTCAACGCCCGATATCAGTCACGTGGATGAATTGTCGTTTGTAATCAGATATGTAAAACGAGAAATTCAAGAAGATACGCCAGCTGAAGTTgaacgatttttaaaatttatacccAATGTTGGACATAAGGCAATAGACATGCTAAATGCAGTTACAGGTACACTCGAAGAATTTGGTTTGAATTTACAGGATTGCCGCGGTCAATCTTATGATACTGCCGCAAACATGTCTGGATGTTACTCAGGATTAAAAACAAGGATACAAAATCTAAATCCACTAGCAATTTATGTACCATGTGGAGGACATAGTCTAAACCTCGTTGGATTGTCCGCTGTCGATTCTATCAAAGAAGCggcatttttttttgattacttAGAAGCCATCTATGATTTTTTTGCAAAATCTACTTATCGGTGGCAATTGATGAAAcagaaattaaaaccaaatcAGAAGGTAGTAAAAAGAGCTACTGGAACTAGGTGGTCTAGTCGTTATAATGCATCTTCTTTCAAAAATAGCTGGGAAGAATTTATGGAAACATTGAATgatgtagaaaataataattctgaaaaatacataaatcgTAGAAAAGCTGCAGGTTTAAAAAACAACTTGAGTACATTTGAGTCGGTCTTTATGGCCGTATTTTGGACTTCTTTGTTGGAACGATTCAATAAAACAAGCACAGTTTTACAATCAACATCAGCTAACTTAGAACATGTTGTTGATCTATacaaatctttaatttattatgtgagTGAAATAAGATCTGATGAAATGTTCCAACAATTCATTGATGAagcaaaaaaaattagaaaagaaGAATATGAATTGGACAAAAAAACGTCGTCTTACGCGACCCCTTTTATGCGACGAACTAGACGAATGCAGTTCTAGAGCAAATGAAGTAGTTTTTAGTGGTAAAGACAAATTAAAAACCGTTTATTTTGCTGTATTGGATCAACTCAGAAAACAACTCAAAATGAGACATTCTGggtatgaaaatatttacgataaattcaaatttttgatcAACATAGACAATAAGTTAATTGATACCGATGATATTGTCCAAGGAGCCAACAAACTCCAACAGTTTTATGAAACAGACATTGACGAAACCACATTTACTCAAGAATGCATACATTTCAAAACTTATATGCAAAATGcaacagaaaaaaaacaacaacatcaaagtttgtttacattttttaggaATCAAAATTTAGAAGAACTATTTCCGAATGTAAGCATCGCTTTGAGAATATATTCCTGTATGGCGGTTACTAATTGTTCAGCAGAAAGATCGTTTTCGTGTCTCAAAAGAACGAAAACGTATTTAAGATCTACAATTGtcgaaaatcaattaaatagttTGGCTCTCCTTTGCATTGAATCTGAATTAGTGTCGACAATTAATTTTCAAGACCTAATCGAAACATTCGCTAACCTAAAAAGccgaacaaaaatattttaataaatttattatataatatttataatattttaataatatttgacgattgtattaaatttaatataataaagaattattaaacTAACAATGTATttctatacctatgtattttgttttgaaaaaaagtataaaatgaaaGGGCGGCAAATGCCCTGCTTGGAGGCGGCAAATTGCTTAATCCGCCACTGTCGAGGTCCGATCGATATCTGGGTCCTGGCTCCTACGACCGGAGTTGCCAACCTCCGGAAGTTCTTCTCCACGCTAGGCCACATCCAACTAATGCCCCAGTTCTAATGCCCTAAAGGCCCGCCTTCCTGGTAGAGGGCGTTAATGTCAGTTGAACAGAAAAGATCTGGACAACTTTCCTCGGCATGTGTTTCATTGCCGATATAATCCGTCAACGTATTCCCTATTTATTATAGGAGAGGAAAAATTTTCCTCCCGAGTCGGCTCTGGGTTTCGGTTTCATCCCGGACCCTTCCCGCCAGTTCCGAGAGCGGCGACTGTGCGAGCTGAGAGCCAGCACGCTAACCTAGGATAAGTCTTGTCATACCCCAGGCCATGGCCGCCGGGTATCCCGCCTACGAACCAGCCCAGTGGGAACCTGGCCAAAACCAAAGTTCCATAAGCCGGTGCGTAGTGGTCAACCCTGAACTTACAAAGAGAGAAACCCCGACGAAGACACCCACGAATGGGCTCTACGCCGGGGCAATCCCCCTGTCCGCGCACGACGCCGCCGCTCCGGAAGCGACGACGGAATGCGAACCGACTCGGAACACACGTCTGCGTCACGAGTCGGTCAGCATCTCCGCGACAGCCACAAAAGCTGCCGCGAGGACGCGATTCAAGTCAACATTTGCAATCATCGAGTATTCGCTATAAGCACAATATGCGTGCTTCGACGGGGCCGTCAGGTGACACCAACTAAACCCCGCCGTGTGAGACAAGCATATATGTGAATACTTTAACGTCGACAGCAACTGCCTGGACGCATGACTACCGCGCGGTAAGCTGCGGCGGTAGTCGACGGGTGGAGTTGATTCGACATTAGCCGGCTAGGCCGTTGATATCCACCGCTACGAAGAAGCTTCGAATCATGGGCGCGAAACCGGGTTCCAAACCGGAGTCACGGCGAAAACCACATAACTCTAAGATCGTGACCCGACCCGGACGGCGCCCAAGGCGGACACTAACCGGGCCAAACCCGCGCGATCCTACAGTTGAAGGTCAGTGGGTGTTTGGAGGTGTCGAGCGAGGGACCAATAAATGTTTTCTTGTCCCAGTGGAGAAAAGAGACAAAACGACATTACTCAACATTATAAAAGAGTGGATAAGAGTGGATtttgaatacttaaatatattaggtatacgacTGTATGAATGAAGAGAGATATGTGCATTTTAAGGTTGatcatagtattaattttaaaaatcccgAAACAATCCcgaattatacaaatacaattgaaGGCTTATGGAGACATGCCAAATTTTCACTACCTCAATACCATAGGAAGAAAGATTTTATAGGAGGATATCTCGCCAAACAcctgtttttaaaacaaattaaaaataaaaatgacgcgTTAATTGAGTTTTTAAATTGGCTGGACATTTATACAACGCGAACGTCCCAATTAATGTTGAGCAAAACTCAAGTGACGATAACAGCGATACAGATGATAATGAAGAAActgatgataatattgtttattaatataatatgttaattgtaTTGACTGTTAGGTTtttcataatgtatataagtgcaataaacaataaaataaaaaaattgaatttgaattttaaaattattatccccctaaaaagaatttaaataggTTATACACGCTCCGCGCGGCAGTAATGTGGTGGTGTTGCGCGCATGCGGATAAACATAAAATCGCAAACTTTGGAAGGCTATAACTTCCAAAAATAATGGTTTCCGCACAAAAATTCAAACAGTTTTGAAATCAGCGTTGAAAAACacgtcttttaaaaaaaaaagtttcgaaATTCGTGAGGGGCGTGGTAAAGTGCATTTGTTCCTCTTTTTTTctgctttaaaatatataagattaaaGTTTAAAGTACACACCacatcaaatatataatgttgatGAATCAGGGTTATCAACTGTGCCAACTAGACAACCGAAAGTAATTTCACCATTGGGCAAAAAGCATGTAACAAAAATTTCATCAGGCATAAAGGGCAAGAATGTAACTGTTGTGTGTGGTATGAGTTCATCAGGTGATTATATTCTACCATTTTTTATGTTTCCACGGAAACGTAGACGTTTAGAATTTATGGCAGGAACTCCCCAGGCAGTCATGGAATAACACATGAAAGTGGTTGGATGACGAatgataaagttattttatatctgGGCCACTTTGTCAAATTTGCATAACCTAGTATAATCCTGTTTTATTAATTCTCGATAACCATCAGGGCCGAACTTAAGGGTCTCAGGGCCTCAAGGCAGCTATTAAAGAAGGGcccttttaaatatatattaataaaaactgcttttaatttgtatatattcaacatactaatagataaaacaaatactatatacacataccattgtcataattataaaataaatatatgtatataaattaaacataaaataacagatttataaaaaaaaaatgattaacaaaTTTTTACACGTCGAGCTTTTTGTTCTGCGAAAGAACGTATCACTTCACTGTAGTCCACTGCTTGCATTACTTCTGACTCAATGTATAACACGGCGAGTGAAGTAAGTCTTTTTTCCTCTGTATTtgatcttaaataattttttattcttttaagagCCGAAAATGACCGTTCAGCTGAGCAGTTTGATACAGGGGTACTCAACAGCATCCTAAGTGATATTCCTATATTTggataaatgtctataaaaccgttttctaaaataaatttatatagctCCAgtgatgacatttttttttcttttgtagcTTCTGTGGATAACAAATGAGCTTGTAAATGCAAACATTCGTTTTTTATATTCTCGTCCAAATCCCCTGGATAAAAGTCTTTTAGATTAAATGCTCCTTCGCAAACTTcttgagtatttaaaatattgagctTTGTAAGAAAGTCaaacttattacttaatttttcatAAGCTGTGCCACGTCTCTGTAGTTCAGTTATCAACCTgtcaataattactttataggTGGTAACTCTGAATCTATTCCTGCCTGAGAGTTCGGTATCATTTCTTTTTACTTCATCAAACTGTACTTTTCGTTTAGGTTTTCTTTTCAAATCATATGTATAGTTTTGTTCACCACTTAACTCTATAGCTCTTGATTCATAAATATCGAATATTCCGTCTTCTCGTATACCTTCAAGATACGTAACTAAAGAATGATACAGTTCAACAACAGTACCTAGTCCAATGTCTACAGATTGCAGAGATTTGCTCACTTTATTAAATCTTTCAAGTACATCATTCCACATTAAAGTCAGAAAACACATTTCTAGTGAGCCAAAGCAATTAAGAAGACCCGAAGCCTCAAAACGCGTCGATGGTTTTTCACTCATGTCATTGGCGATGATCTTAAGAGCTTCCATGATTTCGATCCAGGAAATACAAAGACTTTTACAAGCATCGCCTTGAGCAGACCACCTTGTCTGAGAAAGGCTTTTCAAAACTGTTGAATTTGGCTTCAGTTTCGAAACTAACAATCCCCATCTGTGTGTCGAgatcgaaaaaaaattgtacaatgcTTGCAAGTTACTGAAAAAAGATATAGCTGCCTCACAAGATTCAGCAGCACACGATCCTACAAGATTTAGTGAATGAGCTGAACAAGGGACGAAAACTGCCAAAGAATTCACTTCTTTTATTCTCGCTTGTAGACCAGAATATGCACCGGACATGTTGCTTGCGTTGTCATACGATTGTCCACGACAGTTAGCAATATCCAAGTCATAATTTTTCAGCGTTTGAAGAACGATGGTGGCCATGTCTTTAGCTTTATGGCTACAGTTTGGTATGAACCTAATGAATCGTTCAATGGGACATCCTTCTTTAGATACATATCGCACTATGAATGAAAGCTGATCTACGTGGGAGATGTCAGGAGTCGAGTCTAttgatatagaaaaatatttagcttGTCGTATCTCCGTTACAATCGTACTAATGACTTTTTTTGCCATGATATCAATAATTTCGTCACACACCTTAGATGAAAGGTATGATGTTGTACCAGAGCCTTTGTTCCCATAACGCTTGATGTGTATATTTAGAAAAGGATCAAACTCAGCTAAAAGTTCTAAAGACATGATATAGTTTCCGCTATTTCTTAATCCAAATTTTTCCTCCGAACCTCTAAATGGCAATCCACGTGCAGACAATGATCTTACAACAGCAACAACACGCCTCAAAACTTCATGCCAGTATTTAATTTCTTCTTCCATTTGAAGTACAAGTCTCTCGTCAATCCTACCACCAGCGTTCTTTCTCGCCAACAGTTTAGCACATGCAGATCTATGATCATCTGAGTTTTCATGTTCTTTCATTCTCTGACCTGCATTTTTCCAGTCGTTATATCCTTCATCATTTGATAAAGACCCCgattttttaaacagtttacaAGGAGCGCAGAAAACAGTACCTTTggtctttgaaaatattaaccaaGGCCGAGGTTGTATTTCACCATTCGGTAATTTCCGACTGAAAAGTGATAGTGATAGAAATCTGGTAGTATCTGCATACTGACGTTTTGAAGATGAAAAATCAATGTCCATATTTTGTTTAACACCATTTAGAACTAAGTATTCAATTGTAGCATCATCCAGTACCCACTTGGCAGGATCATCACTAATAGATCTCTCGTTTTGAGTGataatattttctgaaattaaGTTTTGAGGTGACTTTTCTTTTTCAGATACTCTTTCTGGTTGATTGTCTTCACTACAATCATTAGatactaatacatttaaattattagatctAGAAGAGGCAAAGAACGAATCCATTTTAGGAACTTTACGAAGAAGCTCTTTTTCTTTCAGCAATTTCTCTaaattcttttttcttttttggaaCCCACTCAATGGTTTGTTGGTATTAGACATTCTCACTCTTATTCTCAAAAGGTCTACCTTTAAATTATTcaccaaaaatacatttaaaattacttcatattttattgattaccaatttatttacaattttaacaagttcaaaaaaacaatattttaaagaattaaatattgttaagatctgcatataaacacatatatttataatttgtccaGTTTATCTTAGCCTGTGACATtcgtttaaatttgaaaaaatatcctACAATTTAACCTGTTATCATCGGCGTCCTCTAAAATAACATCATTTTGACCAAACTACACATACAATAGTGGcatcatataaaatagtaaaaagcaaataaagtggtaaaaaaaaataaatagtaaataatagtgGTCATTTTGGtcgatcaattattaataatcagtaTTATTCAgcgtttacaaaataaaatttaaataaaacacaaattaattactataatcttattattttattaatatattattattattagtatattattatagtatacattgctactatagtctataaagtactataatatagtagcaataatgcaatatagttagtataaactataaactgtAACGTATAAACCACTGACGACgggtaaatttataatttacatttgacattagtacctacattttttcaataaaataaacatttttaatctctGTTATTGTTTGAAACTAAATAGTCACGTCGGCTTAGATGAACTGGATATATTTAACTAACATGCTGACTTAAATATATCGtatcatttttaaagttaaaatcgtTTTGTAGGTATAACGTAtgagattaaattattactgatttatattatgaacagctatattattgtacttacgtAATTTTTTAGTTGACACCAACACGGCAACACGATCGGAgtgtaaatgaaaat encodes the following:
- the LOC132925093 gene encoding zinc finger MYM-type protein 1-like codes for the protein MVEKGKVVQDTKSCEKSMKKKRKDSSTSTTTLTLITSTITLTTSTSTSSTCHPNTELDITPSPTILSVSTPLELEKGNHAGDARNLISIDIAKCTAPKSLVSLDDITVNTDPAKWIMNETTIDQLLSRDIDQNIPEDFSVTRRYYSSVSGYWSLTKLAFERKIKNGKLHRKYLCYSSSKKALFCIPCRLFGNGSSKFGTDGYDDWNNVHSGLTSHENSSEHVQSSSTFLNRSKLKNQIDKGLQLQIQNEMNYWRNVLQRVVAVVKKLGSRGLSFRGKNEQFGSNKNGNFMMCLELIAEFDPFMSNHLATYGNPGRGKTSYLSSTICEEFISLIAKKVLNVIIDEVNRSKYFSIVVDSTPDISHVDELSFVIRYVKREIQEDTPAEVERFLKFIPNVGHKAIDMLNAVTGTLEEFGLNLQDCRGQSYDTAANMSGCYSGLKTRIQNLNPLAIYVPCGGHSLNLVGLSAVDSIKEAAFFFDYLEAIYDFFAKSTYRWQLMKQKLKPNQKVVKRATGTRWSSRYNASSFKNSWEEFMETLNDVENNNSEKYINRRKAAGLKNNLSTFESVFMAVFWTSLLERFNKTSTVLQSTSANLEHVVDLYKSLIYYVSEIRSDEMFQQFIDEAKKIRKEEYELDKKTSSYATPFMRRTRRMQF
- the LOC132925094 gene encoding zinc finger MYM-type protein 1-like; protein product: MSNTNKPLSGFQKRKKNLEKLLKEKELLRKVPKMDSFFASSRSNNLNVLVSNDCSEDNQPERVSEKEKSPQNLISENIITQNERSISDDPAKWVLDDATIEYLVLNGVKQNMDIDFSSSKRQYADTTRFLSLSLFSRKLPNGEIQPRPWLIFSKTKGTVFCAPCKLFKKSGSLSNDEGYNDWKNAGQRMKEHENSDDHRSACAKLLARKNAGGRIDERLVLQMEEEIKYWHEVLRRVVAVVRSLSARGLPFRGSEEKFGLRNSGNYIMSLELLAEFDPFLNIHIKRYGNKGSGTTSYLSSKVCDEIIDIMAKKVISTIVTEIRQAKYFSISIDSTPDISHVDQLSFIVRYVSKEGCPIERFIRFIPNCSHKAKDMATIVLQTLKNYDLDIANCRGQSYDNASNMSGAYSGLQARIKEVNSLAVFVPCSAHSLNLVGSCAAESCEAAISFFSNLQALYNFFSISTHRWGLLVSKLKPNSTVLKSLSQTRWSAQGDACKSLCISWIEIMEALKIIANDMSEKPSTRFEASGLLNCFGSLEMCFLTLMWNDVLERFNKVSKSLQSVDIGLGTVVELYHSLVTYLEGIREDGIFDIYESRAIELSGEQNYTYDLKRKPKRKVQFDEVKRNDTELSGRNRFRVTTYKVIIDRLITELQRRGTAYEKLSNKFDFLTKLNILNTQEVCEGAFNLKDFYPGDLDENIKNECLHLQAHLLSTEATKEKKMSSLELYKFILENGFIDIYPNIGISLRMLLSTPVSNCSAERSFSALKRIKNYLRSNTEEKRLTSLAVLYIESEVMQAVDYSEVIRSFAEQKARRVKIC